The stretch of DNA GTGCAGGGAGACCGTGCTGTGTCCGCCGGGCGCGGTCCGTACGCCCCAGTGGCCCACGAACTCGCCGAGGTCCCCCGTGACCTGGCGGAAGTCGAAGCGGCGGGCGACCGGGTCGATCACCTCGTCCTCGGTCCACTGGAGCACGGACCCCTTGAGCCGTACCGCCCAGGCGCTCGTACGGTGGCGGTCGTCGGTCTGCCGGGTGATCGTGACGGAGTCCACGCTGTCCATGCAGGCGGGAAAGGCCTCCACGTCCACGACGGCGGCCCAGGCCGCCTCCGGCGGCACAGCGATGGGGAGATCGACCTCTACTCGGGGCATGGGGAGGGTGCGCCTTCCTGATCGGTGTCCGCGGCGGCGGTGACGGCATCGCTCGGAGGCTCCGCGGCGGCGGGCGGGTGCGGGCCGAGTGCCTGCGCCCGTGCTGCCGCGAGGGCCGGTGGCAGCAACCGCCGCAGCAGGGCGCGGGGCAGCGGACGGAGGTGGGTGATCGCGTACGACTGCTTGACCAGCCGACAGCCCAACTCGCCCTTGGGGGTGTACGCGGTCTGCGCGAAGCGGATGTGGCGGCATCCCGCGTCGAGTGCCAGGCGGATCGCCGCGTAGTGCACGTTGTGGTAGAGGCGGGCGTCGTGGGCCAGCGCGTAGTCGAGGCCGATCCGCGCCCCGGTGGCGCCGGTGCCGCGGAAGAGGCAGAGCAGGAAGGCGACGAGGCGTTCGCCGTCGAAGCAGGCCACAAGCCGTCTGTCAGGGCCGGGGTCGGCGGCCAGGGCGGTGAGGAAGTCCGCGTCGAGGACATCGAGCCGTTGGTCCGCCCTGTCCATGACCTGCTGGTAGAGGCCGAGCATCTCCGGTACGAGAGGACGGAAGTCCTCGACGGTCTCCATCCGCAGTCCGGGGTGGGCGGGGCGCCCCGGATGACCGGCGGGCTCCGAGTGGGCCTGCGGCCCCGGCCAGGCGGCGAATTTACGGAGGTTGCTGCGGGCGTTGCGCCGCGGTTTGGCGGGGAGCTGCTCGACGTACGCGTCGAAAGTGGCTTCCGACAAGGTCAGTTCGGTGTCGGGCAGGCTCGGTGCGGGGAAGAAGCCCGCGGCGCTGAGGGCGGTGCGCAGCGGGGCGAGTCCGGCCGGGGCGAAGTCCTTGAAGACCACGGTGCCGAGACGCTCACTCCGTGCGAAGCGGAGGACGGCGTCGACCAGTACGCGGCTGACCTCTTCGGTGAGGGGCCCCGCGGTGAGGACGTGGCCCTGGCCGAGGAAGTTGCCGCAGAAGAGCATCGGTACCCGCAGCAGGCCGGGTGCCGTCTTCCGTACAGGGGCGAGGAGTCGTCGTTCGCGTGGGCCGACGACGTCGTCCAGACGGAGGTTCCTGAAGAGGCAGAGGGGCAGTACCGCCTCGGTCCTGTGGCCTCTGCGTACCACCAGGTAGGCGTAGCCGTCGGGGCCGATGGAGCCGCTCTCCATGGCCTCGAAGACGGCGCGGGACCACATGGGGTCGTCGGACGGGGCCAGTTCGCGCCAGATCGACCGCGGCAGGGAGTCGATCGAACGCAGCACCTCGACGCGGCAGGCGTCGTCACCTTCACGCTCCATGGGTCACCTGCTCCTCTGCTCACTGTCGTGTGCTGACTGTCGGGCGCTGACTCTCGTGTGCTGACTGTCGTGTGCTGACTGTCGGGCGCTCACTGGTGTGTGCTGACTGTCGTGCTCGCGGTCGGCACTGCGCGGATTCGGCACATCGGGCGGGTACGGCGGGTACGAAAGGGGCGGCGAGTACGGCGGCTACGGCTGGTCGGAGTCACCACGGCCGCAGGGTGCGGGCCGGGCCACTCAGCCGATACGCAGCGGGCCGCCGTCCAAGAACTCCCGCAGGGGGCCGCCCATCCGGGCCCTGGACGGCGGGTGGAAGGTGAGACCGGTCGCGGCGGAGGCGAGGTAGGTGCTGTCGGGTGCCCTGATGAACGCCATGCCGCCGAGCGCCGCCTGGCAGGCCGTGGTGGTGCGGGCGATGGCGTCCTGGGCCGCGTATCTGGCCGACAGCGCGTCGGCGAGCAGCCCGTCGGTCCACTCCTCCGTGTCCATGGCCCTGGCGACCGACTCGACGGAGAGCATTGCCGCCTCGATGTCGACCAGGAAGGGCGTCGGATCCTGCGGGCCGCCCGCCTTGTCGAGGACCCGTTCGACGAGGGCGCTCGCGATACCGATGTACCCGGCGGTCAGCAGGAGTTCGAACCAGAGGAAGCCGGCGAGGTTCAGCTCGTCGGGGACGGCGTCGGCGGTGACACGGGTGACGACCACCATCGCGGGGTCGAGTTCGACGTCGGTGAGCACGATCTGGTCGCTCTCGGCGCCCGCCAGGACCGGGGAGCGCCAGAAGGGACGCACCTCAAGGCCGGGTGAGCCCGCGGGGACGACGGCGATGGCGAGCCGGTCGACGCCGTCGTCGTCCGTCAGCACGACGGAGGCCGTCAGCAGGTCCATCGAACGGGACAGGCTGCACGGCATCTTGCTGCCGTTCAGCAGGACGCGTCCGTGCTCCGTGCGGCCCGCGGTGATGTGGGGCGCCAGGATGTTCTGTCCCGTGTTGCCCTCGGCGAATCCGGAGGCGAGCAGGAGCCGTTCCTTGGCGATGGCTTCGAGCAGCAGGCCTTCCATGCCGTCGCCGTACGCGGCGGTCCGTACGAGTCCCGCGATCGAGAAGTGGTGCATGGTGGTCGCCACCGCGAGTGAGGGGCAGCGCGCTCCGACGGCGCGCTGTACCCGTACGGCCTGGAGGGGGGTGGCTCCGATGCCCGCGTTCCGGGTGGGCACCAGCAGGGCCGGGCCGCCCGCCGCGCGGAACTCGGCGATGGCGGGGCTCGGAGCGGTCTCCAGCTCCGCCAGCGGGTGGCGGGCCAGGGCCGCGTCCAGCCCAGGCAGCAGCGCTTCGAGGGTGGTGCGTTCGTGGTGCAGGAAGTTCACGGGCGGTGCCTCTCGTCCGGCGGTGGCGGGGGCCCGCCCCGTGCGGTGTGTGGCCTGTACACGCGGCTGGGCGCGGCGGTTCCGGGTGGGGCGGAGTCAGCCTCTCGTGATCAGCGGAAGGTTCTCGAAGGCCCGCAGGCTGATGGACTCGCGGCGCAGCGGCGGGCCTGCCGCGGCCAGGGCGGGGAAGCGTTTCGGGAGCTGTTCGAGGAGTTCCGCGCCCTCCACGCGGGCGAGTGCCGCGCCCAGGCAGTAGTGGGGCCCCGCGCTGAAGCCGAGCACTTTGATGTCGGTGCGCCGGATGTCGAACATGTCGGGGTCCGGGTGGCGTTGGGGGTCGCGGTTGGCCGCCGCGAGCACGGTGGTCACGTTGGCGCCCTCGGGGACGGTCACCCCGGCCACGTCGATCGGCGCGGCGGCGACGCGCTCGGTCATCTGGACGGGGGTGTCCCAGCGGAGGGTCTCCTCCACGGCCTGCGGGGCGAGTTCGGGTGCGGCCGCGATCAACTCCCACTGGTCGCGGTGGGCGAGCAGCGCGTGCACGGCGAGGCCGAGCAGGCTGGCGGTGGTCTCGAAACCGGCGACCAGGACGAGCAGGAGGGTGTCCACGAGTTCGGTCCCCGTGAGGCGTCCGTCGTCGGCGTCGCGCACCGCGAGCAGGATCGAGGTGGGGTCGTCGGCGGGCCTGGCCCTGCGGAGGGCGATGAGTTCGGCGAAGTACGCGCGCAGGGCCACCACGGCCCGGTCCGCGCGCTGCCAGTCCTCCGGGGAGCGGACGGGTTCGAGGATCCGCCCCGCGTCCTGGCCGAGCCGGTGGAACTGACCCTGCTCCCCGTCGGGGACGCCGATGAGATGGCCGATGACGGCGACGGGCAGTGGATAGCCGACGAGTTCCTGGAAGTTGACGCTGCCGCCTTCCGAGGTGGCGTCGGCGAAGTCGTCGAGCAGGCGCGCGGTGATGTCCCGCACGGTGTGCCGCAGGGCGGCGACGCGACGCGGGCTGAAACCGCCGCCGACGAGCCGCCGCAGCCTGGCGTGGTCGGCGCCGTTGCTGCGCAGCATGGAGGAGTAGAAGAAGTCCGCCCTCGGGTGGTCACGCCAGTCGGGCACCTCGCGGGCGCACCAGTCGAGGTCGGGAACGAGGAATCCGGGATGGGTGAGGACGGCCTGACAGTCCGTGTATCGCGTCAGGAAATACGTGTCGAATGCGGCGTTGTAATGGATGGGTTCTGTCCGCCGGAGTTCCGCGAGCGCGGGGTAGGGATTGTCCCTGCCTTCCGGGGTGAAAATCGAGAACAACAGCGCTTCCGGATCCACCAGTGTCCTCTCCGGTATTCCTTTACCTCTGACGCGCGGGGAGAGCCGGGCGACGGTTCGACATACGCCCTATTTCCGCATCGCAGCTTAACTAGCACCGCCCACACGATCTCGTCGTTATGTCTGACAGTGAGGGATTTTGGCGGTAAATCTTGCCCGTAACGGAGGAGCGGGGGCACATCGGTACGAACAGCGCCCGGCCGCTTCCTGTGGGCTCCCGGCCGGACGTCACGAGAAGTCCCGCACACCCGGGCAGCGCGCGTCAGCGCCTCTCGACGGGGCCCCTGACGGGGCCTTCCGACGGACCGTGCCGGGTCTCTGATGGACCTCCCACGAGGCGTGCGAGGCGTGGTCGAGGGAATTCGGGATTGAGGGGCGCGCGAGCCCGGAGGGAAAAGCGCCCGCGCACTACGGGCACTCACTGCGGAATTACGTGCGTCCCGGCGAACCGCGTGCGTGAAGCGCGTTCGTGTTGTGAACCGCGTTCGTGAACCGCGTCCGCGACCGCGTCCGCCCCGCACGAGGCGGCACTCGCCTCGCGCGGGGCGGACGATCCGTCAGAGACCCGTCGTGCCGCCGACCGCCCTCGCCCGCAGCGCCAGGTTGTTGTTCACGGTGAAGTAGGGCTGGAAGGTGAAGGGGCCTTGCGGTGTGGGGTGTTGGACGGCGGGGTGGATGTCGGTCCTGCCCCGTTCCACGACGTCGCCGAAGAGCCTCGCCGCCCTGTGCCCGGCCCCCCTGCTGTCGTAGGGGTCAAGTCGCAGGTCCCACACGGCTTCCGCGCCGTCGCACTGTTCTGCCACGAGGTCGAGGGGGACGCGGGCGGTGAACCGTCCGTCTTCGCCGATGTCGCAGGGGACGCGGAGGAGCGGGCCCGCTCCCCCGCGCAGCCGGCCGGCGAGCCGGTAGGGGCCGAGCGGCGCCGGGACCCCGTGGAGCGTGCCCGCGAAAGTGATCGCCGTGGATGACATGTCGATCCCGGTGACCTCCGCGTGTGCGGCCCGGTGCCAGGCGCGCACTGCAAGCGTGCCGCCCTTCGCGGTGTACGGGATCGCCGTCGCGCACCCCGCCCCCGAGGGGTGCGGCGGCCGGTGGCCGATGAGTTGGCTGGTCTCGATGAGGCCCGCCCGTGCCGGGCGCGGGGCCCCGCGACGCCCGCGCCTCACGTGGACGTCCCAGTGCCCTTCCGCGAGGGGCAGCTCCCCACGCGGCAGAACCGCCTCACTGCCCCGTTCCCTTCCCCACTGCGCGGCCCCTTCCCCGGTTCCCTCGCGGGCCTCTCTCCCCTTCTTCTCCTCGTCGCTTCCTCCACCGGCCCTTTCGTCGTCGCCGCGTGCGACCGGTTCGAGCGGGAGGATCAACGGGCCGCCTTCGCTGTCGCCGTCCCTGTGGGTCAGCACCACCTCCCACGGTCCTCGCCCTGCGGGCCGTGGCAGGCGGAAGACGAGTGAGCCGTCGGCCCCGGCCCGGCAGCCGACCTCGACGGGGGTCCGTACCCGGCCGGGGAGGGCGACGGCGCGCAGGCGGGAGGCGAGGCGCCGGGCCCCGCGGTTCACCGGCGGGGAAGGCGCGGTGGGGCGCGGCGCGGGGGTGGTGGCCTCGGCGAGGTCCGGTCTGAGTCCCGTGATCAGCTCCTCGTACTGCTCGGCGATCCGCTCCGGCAGGAATCTGCGGGCGCTGACCCGAGCCGCCTCCGCCATCCGCAGGCGTCCCGCGTCGTCGGCGATGAGGCCGGTCAGCGCGTCGGCGAGGGCGTCCTCGACGGCGCCGTCGACGGGGACGAGGAGGCCGTCGTGGCCGTGGGTGATGATCTCGCGCGGCCCGTAGTCGCAGTCGGTGCTCACCACGGGCACGCCCAGACGCATGGCCTCGACGATGGTCATGCCGAAGGATTCGGTGGAACTGGACACGGCGGCGATGGCGCCCTTGGCCCATTCCGGGTCGATGGGTGTGCTCGGCCCCATGAGGAACACGTGGTTGTTGAGGCCGAGTTCGTCGATCCGTCCCCGCAGCTTGGCGCGTTCCTTGCCTCGGCCGTAGATACGCAGGGTCCAGTCGGGGTGCTGGGCGGCGACCTTCTGGAAGGCGTCGATGAGACGTTCATAGTGCTTGACGGGGATGAGCCGGCCGGCCGCGACGACCGTGCGGCTCGTGCCGTCCGACCCCTCCACGTCGGGTGCGGGGCAGCAGTTGGGGATGTGGGTGAGGTGGGTCCGCGCCTCGGGCAGGGCCCGCCGGTAGGCGTTCGCGTCGCCCTCGGAGACGGTCACGAAGGCGTCGAGCTGTTCGATCGCCGCGTTCTGGTCGCGTCTCAGGATGTCTCTGTGGAAGTCGTGCGTGAGGTGCTCCTGGCCGACGCGCAGGTAGTCCGCGCGTCCGTGTTCCGCGAGGAAGCAGACCAGGTAGGGGCGGGTGGCGATCACCACGTCCGCGTCGGTGGTCCGCAGGAACGCGGCGAGTCTGTCCTCGCCCAGCTTGCTCGGGGGCGAGGCACCACGCTGGGGGGCGTCATCGGGGCAGACCTTTCCGCGTACTCGCTGGTCCGGCTCGTCGCCCGCGTACCGGACCGAGCGTGGCCGCAGATCGACGAGGTCCCTGACGCTCACACCGGGGCCCGCGGGCAGGCTGAGCGCGTCGGCGGTGCGGTAACAGGAGACGATCTCGACCTCGTGACGGCGGGCGAGCGCGGTGGCGAGGTTGGCGGTGGCACGGATGGTGCCGCCGATGCCGTAGGCGTTGTAGAGCAAAAAGGTGATCTTCATAGTCCCGTCCCGCGGTTGTTCGCCGCTGTGCGCGATGGCTTCACCGTTCCGCGTGCGGCGGCACCGGGCCCGCCGGCCTCGGACAGGGGCGGCGGCGCGGCGGTCGCCACGGCCGTGGCTCGTCCGTCGTCTGCGCCCCCTCCTGCACGCCCGGCCCTGCTGCACGCTTCTCCTCTCCTGACAAGTTCGGCACTCCGGGCGAGTTAATGGATCAGCCATTCGAGCGGTCCCCCTTGGTGGGGAGCGTGCGGACCCGTGGCGGGGGCGTACGGAGGGCGCGAAACGTCATGCGCGAGGGGTACGGGAGGGCAGGGACGGGTGGGACCCGCGCGGCCTGTGAGCCGCGCCCTCGGGCGAAGGTGAGCGGGGGCGCGCACGCCCGCGGGCCCGGTGGCCGGTCGGCGACGGGAGAAGCACCGTGCGGGGCGCGGGGGAAGGCCCGTGCGAGGACGGCAGAAGACCCGTGCCGGGGCGGGGCACGGAGGCGGCGCCGGAGTACGGTGGGGGGCCGGAGGAATTCGTCGTGCCGACGTTCGTGCCGGTCCCTCCTCCGGTGAACGACCGACCCCGGGTGCGCTCACGCTCAGGACAGGTTCAGAACCATGACGGCTGAAACCGTTCCTCCTACCCCGCCCACCGTTCTCGCGCCCACCGGGCCCGCACGGGCCCCCACCGGCTCCGGCCCGTCCTCCACCGGCCCCGCCTCGTCCGGCGTACGCGACGCGTCGGCGGCGGGACCGTCCGCGACAGGCCACCGCTCGGACGCGCTCACCCGTTCCGGATCGCTGCCCCACCCTCGGCAGGCCAGGCTGCGCACCGTGCCCCCCGGCGGGCTGCCGGTGGCCCTGGACGGTGCGTGGTGGCCGCGTACCGATGACCTGCCCGCCGAGCTTCCCTCGCTGCTGGCGTCCGTGCCGCACGGGTGGCGCGGTATCGCGAGCGCGTCGGTCGACGGTGAGCTGTGGCAGCCGATGCCGGGCCGGGTCCTCATCGGCTCGCACGTGGTGCGGCTGCACCGCGCGCGGGTGGCGCGGGACCCGCACACCATCTGCCTACTGGCCCCCGGTCACGGCCGCTGGGACCTGCTCGTCGTACCGCCCGGCACCCCGCCGGCCGAAGCCGCGTCGCTCATGGACCGGACCGTCGGCGGGCGGCTCTGACCCGCTCCGGGGCCGGGTGAGCCGCACCCGGCCCCGCCGTCCGACGGATCAGAGGCCGTCGCCCTTCCCGCGCTCGCCCCCGCGCCCGTAGCCGAGGCCCCGGTCCGCGTGGTGCGTGCACAGGGCCCAGATGACGAAGACGCCGATGCCGATCGCGATCAGTCCCCAGAGGGGCTGGTAGGGCAGCCAGATGAAGTTGGCGATCACGTCGAGCCCCGCGAGGACCACGCCCAGCACCTTCGCCCAGGGGGCGTTCTTGAGGATGCCGAGCCCGGTCAGGAACAGCAGGGCGCCGACCACGATGTGGATCCAGCCCCAGGTGGTGAGGTTGAACTTGAAGGAGTAGTCGCCGACCGTCGCGTACACGTCGTCCGCCGCGACGGCGGCGATCCCCTCCAGGATGCCGAGCACGCCGTAGACGAGCATCAGGGTTCCCGCGAACGCGAGGCCCCCGGTGGCCCAGGCGGCGCGGCTGTCGTCGGGCGGGAGCTCCTGTGTCGGTGCTCCGCGCCTGTGGGTGCCCGTGCCGTGGGGTCCTTCGTGACCGTCGCCGGGCTCGGGGGGTCCTGGCGGTCCTGCCGTACCTGCCGCGCTGCTCATGATCGTCTCCCTCTCTGTGGAGTTCGTGGAGCCGCCCGAGGAGTACGAGTGTTCTGCCGGGCCCGGCGCGGGGCGAGCGGGCCGGGGCCGTCCGGGTGACACGCCACGACGGGCCCCACGCCCCGGCGTCCCGTCGCGGGTCCGTGCGCGGATGCGCCCGGCGTCGGCCCGTGTGACCTTGGACCAGGCCCGCACCGCACGGACACGCCCGTACCTCACGGACACGGGATGCCGGGCGCGGCCGGGCCGATCGGATGTGCGGGGCAGCACGGGAGAGGCGGTAACCGATGAAGAGCCTGCTGGTGAAGGCGGTGGCCGGGGTGGCGACGGCGGTCGCTCTGACCGCCTGCTCCGAGAAGGCAGCCGCCCCCGCCAGGGCGGCCGGCGGCCCTTCCGTCACCCTCTGCGAACGGCTCTCCCGGCTGGACATCGACAACTCCGCGCTGGGCAGCCTCGATCCGTACGAGGCGAGCCCCGAGCAGTTCTCCGGCGGCTACGCGGACGTGGCGCGGGACTGGGCGGAGGTGAAGGACGTCCTCGCTCCGCTGCCGGCCGCCCGGCGTACGGCCCTGCGGACGGCGGCGGAAGGGCTGGCGGACACCTACGGGGGCCTGCCGGGGGACATTCCCGGCGGCGAGGGGCTGGAAGCGATCGGTGGCCGGATGGCGGAGCTGCGCACGGCGCTGGCCGCCGCCACGTCCGGCCTGAAGTGCCCGTGAGCGGCGGCCGGGTCGGGGGCCCCGAGGGGCCGCTCGCCGCACTCGCCGCCGACGCGTACGTGTACGGCTATCCGCTCGTGTTCGACCTGTCGATGGTCGACGCTTTCGCCCGCAAGGGCCTGGGCACGCTGGCGCCCACCCCGTTCAACCGCTTCGCCCACGCCGAGGGGCTCGCGTCACCCGCCTCGCGTTTCGTCTCGGCCGACAACGACATCCTGTGCTCGATCGCACAGCTCGACCTCTCCGACGGGCCGCTGGTGCTGCAACTGCCCGACACGGAAGGGGCCTACTACGTAGTCCAGTTCACCGACGCGTGGAGCAACAACTTCGCCTATCTCGGCAGGCGCGCCACGGGCACCAGGGAGGGATCGTGGCTGATCGTGCCGCCCGGCTGGGCGGGGGCGACACCGGGCAGCGTGCGCGGGGTGATCGAGGCCCCCACCACGATCGTCTCCGCCGTGGGCAGGATCGCCTGTGACGGCGGGGACGACGTGGAGCGGGTGCGGGCGCTCCAGGCGCGGTTCACGCTGACGTCGTTGACGTCGCCCGGCCCGGGGAGGGCGGGGCTGCCGACAGCTGATCCCGAAGTCCCGCAGGAACTGGGCTTCTTCGAACAGCTGCGGGTCTGGATGGCGGACTTTCCGCCGTCGCTGCCCGACCAGTCGTACCAGGAACGTTTCCAGCCGCTCGGGCTGCTGGAGGAGGGCGTCTCGCCCTATCAGGACGCGTCGCCCGAGCTGGCCAAGGCGCTCGCCGAGGGGCTGGCGGCGGGACGGGAGCGGGTGGAGGCGGCGGCGGGCACCGGGGCGCGGGGCGGCAGGCCGCCGGGGGCGTGGGAGATGGATCCGCACCTCTTCGACTACAACCTGGACCATTTCGGCATCGGCACGGTGGACGCCCCCGAGTGGCGGTTGGCGGACAGGGAGGCCTCCTATCTGACGCGCGCGGTGGCGGCCCGCACGGCGCTGTGGGGCACTCACGGTTACGAGGCGGTCCGCGCGCACACCTTCCACGACACCGACGGGGAGCGGCTGACCGGCGAGCGGTCCTACACCCTGCGCTTCGACGTGCCGCCGCCCGTCGGGGCCTTCTGGTCGCTGACCATGTACGACATCCCCGACTACTACCTGGTGGAGAACCCGGCCGGGCGGTACGCGATCGGGGACCGCACCCCCGGGCTCGTGTACGGCTCGGACGGCTCGCTCACCCTGCGCCTTCAGCGGGAGCGGCCCGAGGACCCCGCGCACGCGGCCAACTGGCTGCCCACGCCCACGGGGTTCTTCCGGCCGATGATGCGGCTCTACACGCCGGACAGCTCGGTGCTCGACGGGGGGTACGTCCTGCCGGGGATCAGGGCGGCGGACGGCCGGACCCCGCCGCCCGGCAGCCCATGAGCCGCAGGCCCTGCCGACCTCGCCGCCGGGCACCCCGCGTGCCCGGTGACTGAGCCGCCGGGCACCCCATGGGCCCGGCGGCCCGGGTTCAGCGGCTGTACCGCATCAGGGCGCGCACCATGTGGCAGGTGATGTCGGAGGGCGGGTGGATGTCCACCAGCTCGGCCGTCGCCCTTATCCTCCTGTTGTCCGCCTGCTCGGGACGGTAGAACCCGGCGTCGAGCAGGGCGATGGCCAGGCGCATGGCCTTGAGCCTGCGGTTGTGGTTGATGTACCACTCACGGGGCCTGCCGGCGGGCAGTCGTTTCTTCGCCAGCGGGGCGTACGGAAGGTCGAACAGCACGGGTTTCGTCGCGGTTGAGGCAGCGGCCACGGGCATCCTCCTGAGGCGTCGAGAGTCCTCGCCCACGCCTGCCGGCATGGAGCGCGCCCTCGGTCGGCTTCTTCTCCGTCTTCCTCGAACACTGCTTCCATTTTACTGCCCCCCACTGACAAAAGCCGCTGGCCAGAGGGGCTTTGGCGCTGTCACGCCCGACGTGTTCCCTCCCCTGCCTCTCAGCCGCAACCCCCGTCACCCGGGACTGCTCGCGACGCCGTCGGAGGTCCGTCAGGCGAGCGGTGGAGCGGTCTGATCCGGCGCCCTTCGTGTCGCTTCCGCGTCTGCTTCGTGTCCGTTCCGCGTCTGTTTCGCGTCATGATCTGTCCCGAGTGGCGGAAGGCCCCTCCTTCCCCCGGTGGGCTTCTGCTTCAATAGCGGTATGCCCGCCTTCCGGAACGCCGCCACAGGTCGCCTCGACCTCCAGCCGTTCTGGCCTTCGCGTCAGCACCACGACTTCGACCGAGTGTGTTGCCGCCCGACGAAGGCGCGGACCCTCTAACACCGTTCGGCACACAGCTCGACACGGTCTTCGGTCCACGCGCACGACGTACGTCCCTCGACGACATCGACGACTCCTCGCGCGAAAGAGCTGACCACTCATGGCGAATTCCCGTTCTCTGCCCGGCGCCACCGCCCCGGCCACCGCGACTCCCCCCGCCCCCAGGCACCGGCTGCGCGCCGTGGACAAGGACGAGGTGGTCGACGTGGCGGAGTTCCTACCGCCGGGCGCCACCTGGCTGCCCGCACCCCAGCACACCCTGCCGGTCCTTCCCGGCCGGCCCCCGATGGTCGGCTACCTCGTCCTGGTCCCCGCCGACCAGCAGCCCTTCGTGGCGCCGCCGGCGGCCGTCCCCGACTCCACGAGCACGAGGGACGTGACGGGCGATTCGACCTCTTCGGACACTTCTGGCCCGGTGCGTTCCGGGGGTGGCGACGGTGTCCGGGTCGACCCCGCCCGCCGCACCGCCGCGGTGGACGGCCGTCCGCTCGACCTGACGTATCTGGAGTTCGAGCTGCTGGCCCATCTCGTCGCCCACCCGCACCGGGTGCACACCCGCGACCAGTTGGTGACCACGGTGTGGGGCTACGGGCACGTGGGCGACGGCCGCACCGTCGATGTCCACATCGCGCGACTGCGACGCAAGCTCGGCGCGGACCACCGGCAGACCATCCAGACGGTGCGCCGCGTCGGCTACAAGTACACGCCAGCGGTGGCGAACTAGGACCTGCCCTCCCTCCCGTCGTCGCCCGAGGGGCGGCCCCGCGGCGCCATGGGGGTCCTCCGCCCGAGCGAAGCCGAGAGTACGGCAGCGGGCTCCCGGCGTGCCGGGTGCACGACCCCGTACTGGAGGTACTCGGCTGTGGGGGTCGGGTCCTTAGGGGTCCTTGCGCCCGGTGCGGCGAGAGTGCGTGCCAGGCGTCGTGGGGCAGACGGGAGTTCGAAGACAGGTCCTGTCCCCGGGGGCCGGGGCCGAACGGCGTCGGTCCCGCGTCCTCCGTCAGCGAAACCGTTCCCCTCCCAGCGAAACACGGGCCCCTTCAGGCTCCTGCGGGGCAGAGTCACGCCATGACCAAGCGACTTCTCATACTGGGCGGTACGGAGTTCCTGGGGCGGGCCACGGCGGAGGCGGCCCTGGCCGGGGGATGGGAGGTGACCGTCTTCCACCGAGGCACCCACGCGCCACCCGCCGGGGCGCGGGAACTGCGCGGTGACCGCACCGAACCGGACGGTCTCGCCGCACTCGCGCAGACCACGGAACGGTGGGACGCCGTGGTCGACACCTGGTCGGCGGCGCCAGGCGCGGTGCGGGACAGCGCACGCCTGCTCGCCGACCGCGCGGAGCGCTACGTGTACGTGTCGACCTGCTCGGTCTACGCGTGGCCGCGCCCCGCCGGCACCGGCACGGAGGCACCACTGGTCGAAGGCGACCCGGACTCCACGGCCTCCACCGACTACCCCGGGGACAAACGCGGGGCGGAACTGGCCGCCGTACGCGAGTTCGGCGCGGACAGGACGGTCCTCGCACGGGCCGGTCTGATCCTCGGCCCCTACGAGAACATCGGCAGGCTGCCGTGGTGGCTCACCAGGATCGAGCGCGGCGGCACGGTCGCCGCGCCCGGCCCGCGTGGGCTGCCCCTCCAGTACATCGACGCCCGCGACCTCGCGCGGTGGTTGCTGGACGCGGCGGACCAAGCCCTCTCCGGCCCCTACGACCTGGTGTCACCCGGCGGGCACACCACCATGGAAGAGCTGCTGGAGGCCTGTGTACGGGTGACCGGCTCCACCGCGAGCCTGCGCTGGGTGTCGCCCGAGGCCGTCGAGGCTGCCGGTGTCGAACCGTGGACCGAGCTGCCCGTCTGGTGCCCGCCGGGCGAGCTGCACGACGCCATGCACCGCGCCGACGTCACCAGGACCCTGGAGTCGGGGCTGCGCTGCCGGCCGGTGGGCGAGACGGTGGCCGACACCTGGGCCTGGCTGGTCTCCATCGGGGGCGTACCGCCCCGGCGCGAGGGCAGGCCCTCCCCCGGCCTCACCCCGGAGCGCGAGGCCGACCTCCTCAAGA from Streptomyces tsukubensis encodes:
- a CDS encoding NAD-dependent epimerase/dehydratase family protein, with the translated sequence MTKRLLILGGTEFLGRATAEAALAGGWEVTVFHRGTHAPPAGARELRGDRTEPDGLAALAQTTERWDAVVDTWSAAPGAVRDSARLLADRAERYVYVSTCSVYAWPRPAGTGTEAPLVEGDPDSTASTDYPGDKRGAELAAVREFGADRTVLARAGLILGPYENIGRLPWWLTRIERGGTVAAPGPRGLPLQYIDARDLARWLLDAADQALSGPYDLVSPGGHTTMEELLEACVRVTGSTASLRWVSPEAVEAAGVEPWTELPVWCPPGELHDAMHRADVTRTLESGLRCRPVGETVADTWAWLVSIGGVPPRREGRPSPGLTPEREADLLKS